A genomic segment from Roseibium algicola encodes:
- a CDS encoding ubiquinol-cytochrome C chaperone family protein, whose protein sequence is MLFGLFRRRTRDAEHKVYCEIVAQARQPVFYTDFHVPDSVDGRFDMIVAHAVLYFRRMRGEGKSVSEFTQNVFDLFFLDMDASLREMGVSDTRVPKKVKVMGEAFYGRADAYIPAIETKNVEELAEALGRNIYPDAPEPVAQKRLAYYMLEVAESLEGQTVEALMNGSIVWSDPEKFKALPV, encoded by the coding sequence ATGCTGTTTGGCCTGTTCCGCCGTCGGACCCGCGATGCCGAGCACAAGGTCTATTGTGAAATCGTGGCTCAAGCACGGCAGCCAGTCTTTTACACCGACTTTCACGTGCCCGATAGTGTCGACGGCCGTTTTGACATGATCGTGGCCCATGCAGTGCTGTATTTCCGCCGAATGCGCGGGGAGGGGAAGTCGGTCTCGGAGTTTACGCAGAACGTCTTTGACCTGTTCTTTCTGGACATGGATGCATCGCTGCGTGAAATGGGTGTCAGCGACACGCGCGTGCCCAAGAAGGTGAAAGTCATGGGCGAAGCCTTTTATGGTCGTGCCGATGCCTATATTCCGGCGATTGAAACAAAAAACGTTGAGGAGCTGGCAGAGGCGCTCGGCCGCAACATCTATCCGGATGCACCGGAGCCGGTCGCACAGAAGCGTTTGGCGTACTATATGCTGGAAGTTGCCGAAAGCCTCGAGGGGCAGACGGTGGAAGCACTGATGAACGGGAGCATCGTCTGGTCCGACCCTGAAAAATTCAAGGCATTGCCGGTCTGA
- a CDS encoding YceD family protein, with protein sequence MTKETFPYSYKFNAARVVDKDERVTVSPDEAALKAIAKTYELDGIRDLKADFLLKPYRKAGLRVVGPLTATLEQTCVVSLEPFESQLKIDVDRTFEPQSSRPRKVSDLNEDGEIEIDLETLDPPDVILDGVLDLGAVICEELALTLDPFPRKPGVEFEGGDGDDDSADEEPEAKPSPFAALKALKEQPDN encoded by the coding sequence ATGACAAAAGAAACTTTCCCCTATTCGTACAAGTTCAACGCCGCCCGCGTTGTCGACAAGGACGAACGCGTCACTGTCAGTCCGGACGAAGCCGCGCTCAAGGCCATAGCCAAGACCTATGAGCTCGATGGCATTCGCGACCTCAAGGCGGATTTCCTTCTGAAACCGTATCGCAAGGCGGGACTGCGCGTGGTCGGTCCGCTGACGGCAACGCTGGAACAGACCTGTGTGGTTTCACTGGAACCATTCGAAAGCCAGCTGAAGATCGATGTCGATCGCACCTTCGAGCCCCAGTCCAGCCGGCCGCGCAAGGTCAGCGATCTCAATGAGGACGGCGAGATTGAAATCGACCTGGAAACGCTCGACCCGCCCGATGTCATTCTGGACGGTGTTCTCGACCTTGGTGCCGTGATCTGCGAGGAACTTGCACTTACGCTCGACCCGTTCCCCCGCAAGCCGGGAGTGGAGTTCGAGGGTGGCGATGGCGACGACGACAGCGCCGATGAAGAGCCTGAGGCTAAACCGTCCCCCTTCGCCGCCT
- a CDS encoding outer membrane protein assembly factor BamE yields MNFKASALILPLLVTLPLGGCFTSTYTHGHVITSDMLNQVQVGSSREQVELVLGTPSTTSSLNGDAYYYISQKTATTAFMAPDIVEQRVVAVYFDKDGYVQDLGNYSLEDGKIVDIVTRKTRTGGADYGFLTQILRGATNPSLGL; encoded by the coding sequence ATGAACTTCAAGGCAAGCGCCCTGATCCTTCCGCTTCTGGTCACCTTACCGCTCGGCGGCTGTTTTACCTCCACCTATACGCACGGGCACGTGATCACCAGCGACATGCTGAACCAGGTTCAGGTCGGCTCCAGCCGCGAACAGGTTGAGCTGGTCCTGGGAACCCCGTCGACAACGTCCAGCCTCAACGGCGATGCCTACTATTACATTTCGCAGAAAACCGCCACGACCGCCTTCATGGCTCCGGATATCGTCGAGCAGCGCGTCGTCGCGGTTTACTTCGATAAGGACGGCTACGTCCAGGACCTCGGCAACTACTCGCTTGAAGACGGCAAAATCGTCGACATCGTCACCCGCAAGACCCGTACGGGCGGTGCCGACTATGGCTTCCTGACGCAGATCCTGCGCGGTGCGACCAACCCGAGCCTTGGTCTCTGA